A portion of the Malania oleifera isolate guangnan ecotype guangnan chromosome 3, ASM2987363v1, whole genome shotgun sequence genome contains these proteins:
- the LOC131151273 gene encoding protein unc-13 homolog has product MGHYTRRESSTSSTPRSDHELDSDLIWPFGKLDGIDRDDVRETAYEVFFTACRSSPGFGGRNALTYYSAAHGDNGDGSSGGAAARANGVGMVTTSRVKRALGLKTLRRLSSRRTVAAVSGSTPSSPSAHGSQSPGISFTVPPARTRRPMTSAEIMRQQMRVTEQSDNRLRKTLMRTLVGQMGRRAETIILPLELLRHLKPSEFNDSREYHHWQKRQLKVLEAGLLLNPSIPLDQSNTFAVRFREIIRASETKPIDTGKNSETMRSLCNCVVSLSWRSSNGAPTDVCHWADGFPLNVHLYIALLHSIFDIKDETLVLDEVDELLELMKKTWSTLSINRPIHNVCLTWVFFQQYIATAQTEPDLLCASLAMLAEVANDAKKKDKEPIFARLLLSVLTSIQRWSEKRLLDYHDGFQKGTIGLMENLLPLALSAGKILDEEISSNGAAATEKAKEDSNGNWVDYYIRSSMKNAFTKLLENGNAGGLTFKVEVEVSETLLQLARETEELAAKEKECFSPMLKRWHPIAAGAAAVTLHNCYGTMLKQYLVGVSMLSNEIITVLQRAGQLEKVLVQMVVEDSVDCEDGGKAIVREMVPYEVDSIIMNLLRTWIEERLKKGKECIQRAKETETWNPKSKTEPYAQSAVELMKLAKEAVEDFFDIPVGISDDVVQDLADGLEVLFRDYTTFVASCGSKQNYIPTLPSLTRCNRDSKFVKLWKKASPCSVGVEDLHSSGLNEGHHPRPSTSRGTQRLYIRLNTLHYLLSHLHSLDKILSLSPRVVPSTRSRFPNGRRHLGSSSSYFDLARSSIQAASQHVSEVAAFRLIFLDSKSVFYDSLYVDDVANARIRPALRILKQNLTLLCAILTDRAQALAIKEVMKASFEAYLMVLLAGGSTRVFYRSDHEMIEEDLDSLKRVFCSCGEGLTAEDVVEREAETVEGVVALMGQCTEQLMEDFSIVACEASGMGVVGAGQKLPMPPTTGRWNRADPNTILRVLCYRNDRLANQFLKRTFQLAKRR; this is encoded by the exons ATGGGCCACTACACTCGCCGCGAGTCCTCCACCTCCTCCACCCCCCGCTCCGACCACGAGCTTGACTCTGATCTCATCTGGCCCTTCGGAAAGCTCGACGGCATCGACCGCGACGACGTCCGCGAAACCGCCTACGAGGTCTTCTTCACCGCCTGCCGCTCTTCGCCGGGCTTCGGCGGGCGGAACGCCTTGACGTACTACTCTGCTGCCCACGGCGACAACGGCGATGGCAGCAGCGGAGGTGCGGCGGCGAGAGCAAATGGGGTTGGAATGGTGACGACGAGCAGGGTGAAGAGAGCGCTAGGGTTAAAGACGCTGCGGCGGTTGTCGTCGAGGAGGACAGTGGCGGCCGTCAGTGGGTCGACGCCGTCGTCCCCGAGCGCGCATGGGTCTCAGAGCCCCGGGATTTCGTTCACGGTGCCGCCGGCCAGGACGAGGAGGCCGATGACGTCGGCGGAGATCATGAGGCAGCAAATGAGGGTGACGGAGCAGAGCGATAATAGGCTTAGGAAAACGCTCATGAGGACACTTGTTGGCCAA ATGGGCAGGCGTGCCGAGACAATAATCCTGCCTCTTGAGCTCCTTCGCCACCTAAAACCCTCCGAATTCAACGACTCCCGGGAGTATCATCACTGGCAGAAGCGGCAGCTCAAGGTCCTCGAGGCCGGGCTCCTCCTCAACCCTTCCATCCCACTCGACCAATCAAACACATTCGCAGTGCGCTTCCGAGAAATTATTCGAGCTAGCGAGACTAAACCCATCGACACAGGGAAGAACTCCGAGACCATGAGATCCCTTTGCAACTGCGTTGTTTCCTTGTCGTGGCGGAGCTCCAACGGTGCGCCAACTGATGTGTGCCATTGGGCTGACGGGTTCCCCCTGAATGTCCACCTCTACATCGCCCTCCTCCATTCCATCTTTGACATCAAGGACGAAACCCTAGTCCTCGACGAGGTGGATGAACTTCTGGAGTTAATGAAGAAGACGTGGTCGACCTTGTCGATCAATCGACCGATACATAATGTGTGTTTGACATGGGTTTTCTTCCAACAATACATTGCAACTGCACAAACCGAACCCGATCTTCTTTGCGCTTCGCTCGCGATGTTGGCCGAAGTAGCCAACGATGCTAAGAAGAAGGATAAAGAACCCATATTCGCGAGGTTGCTATTGTCGGTATTGACCTCGATTCAGAGATGGTCAGAGAAGAGATTGCTTGATTACCACGACGGGTTCCAGAAGGGAACCATAGGTTTGATGGAGAACcttcttcctttggcattgtcagcTGGAAAGATATTGGATGAAGAAATCAGCAGCAACGGCGCAGCGGCAACGGAGAAAGCGAAAGAGGACTCGAACGGAAATTGGGTGGATTACTACATTAGATCCTCTATGAAGAACGCATTCACAAAG CTGTTAGAAAATGGGAATGCCGGTGGCCTGACTTTCAAAGTTGAAGTAGAGGTGAGCGAAACGCTGCTTCAATTGGCTAGAGAAACTGAGGAGTTGGCTGCCAAGGAGAAGGAATGTTTTAGCCCCATGCTGAAGAGATGGCACCCCATTGCAGCTGGGGCTGCAGCCGTGACGCTGCACAATTGCTACGGGACAATGCTGAAGCAATACTTGGTCGGGGTTTCGATGCTCTCGAACGAGATCATCACGGTGTTGCAGCGCGCCGGGCAGCTGGAGAAGGTTTTGGTTCAAATGGTGGTCGAAGACTCCGTCGACTGCGAAGACGGAGGCAAGGCAATTGTGAGGGAGATGGTTCCTTATGAAGTTGATTCAATCATAATGAATCTCTTGAGGACATGGATTGAAGAAAGGCTGAAGAAAGGGAAAGAGTGCATTCAAAGAGCCAAAGAAACAGAG ACTTGGAATCCAAAGTCCAAAACAGAGCCATATGCACAGTCGGCGGTGGAGCTGATGAAACTGGCAAAGGAAGCTGTGGAAGACTTCTTCGACATCCCAGTTGGCATTTCGGATGACGTAGTTCAGGATCTTGCTGATGGCTTAGAGGTTCTTTTCCGAGACTACACAACCTTTGTTGCATCATGTG gaTCAAAACAGAACTACATTCCCACGCTCCCCTCTTTGACAAGATGCAACAGGGACTCCAAGTTTGTCAAACTGTGGAAGAAGGCCAGCCCTTGTAGTGTTGGAGTAGAAGATCTTCACTCGAGTGGACTGAACGAAGGTCACCACCCTCGCCCATCCACTAGCCGAGGGACTCAGCGCCTTTACATCCGCCTCAACACCCTCCATTACCTCCTCTCCCACCTCCACAGTCTCGACAAAATCCTCTCCCTCTCCCCCCGTGTCGTCCCCTCGACTCGCAGCCGCTTCCCCAACGGCCGCCGCCACCTCGGCAGCTCCTCGTCCTACTTCGATCTCGCCCGCTCCTCCATCCAAGCAGCCTCCCAACACGTGTCCGAAGTCGCAGCCTTCCGTTTGATCTTCCTCGACTCCAAATCCGTCTTCTACGACAGCCTTTACGTGGACGACGTAGCCAATGCCCGGATAAGGCCCGCGCTGAGAATCCTTAAGCAGAACCTCACTCTCCTATGTGCAATTCTCACCGACAGAGCTCAAGCCTTGGCAATAAAAGAAGTGATGAAGGCCTCCTTTGAGGCCTACCTCATGGTGTTGCTAGCCGGAGGGAGCACCCGTGTTTTCTACCGGTCCGATCACGAGATGATCGAGGAGGATCTGGACAGCTTGAAGCGGGTATTCTGCTCGTGCGGGGAGGGGTTGACAGCGGAGGACGTGGTGGAGCGGGAGGCGGAGACAGTGGAAGGGGTGGTGGCGCTGATGGGGCAGTGCACCGAGCAGCTAATGGAAGATTTCAGCATTGTGGCATGCGAAGCCAGTGGAATGGGCGTGGTGGGAGCAGGGCAGAAACTGCCTATGCCTCCGACGACGGGGAGGTGGAACAGAGCAGATCCGAACACGATATTGAGGGTATTGTGTTACAGGAATGATCGCCTGGCGAACCAGTTCTTGAAGAGGACATTTCAGTTGGCAAAGAGAAGATGA